The region CCCTGCGTATATCGGCGATCATTTTCCCGTCGACTTCCTTCATATTATCCCTCTCTTGCCGTGCGGCGCGCCACGTAAATACCGAAGACGATGAAAACTAAGGCCTCAACCGCTAGAGAGCCTGCCCCGAGGAATACTTCATTGGGCGAAAGGGCAGCCATGCCCGCTGCCTTCTCAATCAGTGCAACGGAAGAACTCGTCGGGACGAGAAGGGCAATCGGACGCAGTGAAGCCTGGAAATATCGCAGCGGATAGAAGACGGGCGGTAGAATGCCGAAGAGATTCGTGAGCAGACTCGAATAGGGCCAGATGGTCTTCATGTCCTTGAACACAGTGGATACACAGTAGCCCATGGATGAGGAAAAAGCCCACACCGCCAGGAGTGTCAACAGAAGTGTGAGCGCTGCGAGAGCGTTAAGCGGATGCAGGAACTCCAGTAACGCCAGAAGGATTAACATCGGAGGCAGGTAAGCAAGCAGGATACCCAGCGACATGCCGACGAAGTAAGACTCCGGGGACATCGGGCTGGCGTGGTAGAGTTCGTTGAGCTTGTGGTCCACGCGTATGTAGGCTGCTTCATTGAGCACACGCTGACCCACGAGGAATGCAGAGTAGGACAGGGCTCCAATGAGTGCGAAGGAGAGGAGGCGCGGTGCCCAGACCCAGACAAACACAAGGAGCGCTGCCTGGACGAGTAAACCTGTGACGACAGCGAGCCATTCGTGTAACTGGACGCGGGTTTCCGTGGCCATGAAACTCCACATACCTGTCCACCTGACTTCCAGATCCGTGTTATCACCCCGCTTCCTCATCGATAGACCGGCCGACAATCTTGAGGAACGCTTCTTCAAGTGTCACCGGCCCCACTGTCGCTGTGAGACCTGCGCGCATGGCCGTGGCCATAATCTCGTTTATCTGCTCGGGGTGCGTGATGAGGTGGACGGTCCCGCCATCCGAGACGATTTCACCAAATGCAGAGAGCTGTTCTTTCAGCGCTTCCCCGTTTGCTACAGAAACCTTGAGCGTGCCGCCGATCTGCTGCTTGATGGCGTCGGCAGTCCCCTCGACCAGAACGCGGCCGCCGTCGATGACATAGAGGCGCTGTGACAGCGCTTCAGCCTCGTCGAGGTAATGTGTCGTAAGCAGAATCGTGGAGCCCTGGTCAGTGAGACGGCGCATGGTCTCCCAGACAGCCCTCCGGGCAAAGGGATCCATGCCTATCGTCGGTTCGTCGAGGAACAGGAGCGGCGCCTTTGTCGCGATGACAGTTGCGACCATCACACGCTGTTTCTGCCCTCCGGAAAGTGTGATTGACAAGCGGTCAGCAACTTCCTCCAGTCCCATCTGCTCAAGTGCTTCTGCCACACGGGATTTTGCTGTTTCCCTGTCTATACCGCGTGCCCTCAGATAGGCATATATCTGCTCCCGAGGAGTGAGGTGGTAGAAGGGTTTACCCTCCTGCGGGACCACCGCAACGAGAGGGCGAACCTGCTCAGGGTGTGTCATCACATCATGGCCGAATACCTCCAGGGTGCCGGAGGTTGGCAAAAGCAGTGTTGAGCTAATACGAAGGAAGGTTGTCTTGCCCGCACCGTTTCGGCCGAGGAGGGCAATCCGTTCTCCCTTTCGAATTGTCATGGAGACCCCCCTCAGTGCGTCTACGGGGGTTGCACCTCGCGGATGATAGATTTTCCTGACGTCGATGGCCAGGAGTGCTTCGATGCTCACGGATAATCGGAAACATAGCCTGAATATAAACATCACCAGTCGCGCATCTCATGCATTCGCCTGGTCGGGCGTGGCATCAAACGTCGTGGTGCACTGCGCATCATAGAACTGTTTTAATCCCTGAACGCATCTGATGCATGCCGCTCAGTCTGGCGGTCAGACCCGAGTTTTGAACTTTTGGTAATCACCGAAAGAGCAACAGTCCTGCTTCACGAAAGATTTCAAAGTGCCTGACGTCCGTGGTGAATAGGCGCCCGGCATTGTTGATGACCGTTGCAGCAATCATCGAATCCATGCGCCGGACCTTCCTGCCTTTCCTTTCCGTCATGACCTCAAGAGAAGAGGAAAGTTTCGCATCTTCTGAAGTGTAATTCAGAATCGGCAATCTTGAGAGTTCCTCCGATAGTCTTGCGTACTTCTCAAGTGCGTATCTTACTTCGTGCAGGTTAAGTGCAGTCGTGGAAAAAGGCTCTCTGCTGTCGATTATTCTATCATAAAACCTCCCACCGACAGACGAATGCTTGTCAAATATCTCAATGAGGATGTTTGAATCCAGGACTATCATGGCCTTCTCTCACTCCTCCTGAGGTCTATTTCCTGCAGCAACTTCTTCTTGTCTTTGAATTCCACTGATGCCCTCAGTTTACTCAGGGAGTCAACGGGCCTCAACTCACTTGACAACCTCTCGAAGAACTCACTGAAACTCTCATCCTTCTTTTTGATCCTTTTCAACTCTTCATATATTTCGTTTCTAATCGTGATTGTCTTTGACACAATGACCTATATGTTTAAACACATACATAAACTTAGTTTAAAAACTTCTGTCACAATGCAGTTCGGGCTGCCACACACCTCCTGTTCTTGCTGCCACAACTCTTCCTCCAAACTACTTTCTTTCTGACTTGTTTCCTATATCTTTGTGAACCAACAACGTCTCACTCGACAGGGTGGCAGACCATTAGCTACGCCGCAATTCCAGTTATGGGTGCATGAGGTAATTATACCACAATAACATTGAATAACAAATCGCGTTATTATTGTACGATGGAGAATGGCGCAGCAGGAAGTCCGGCAAAGCGAAGGCAGCAATTAGCTGCCAAGAGGGACGAAGAATGACAGAATATACAGAATTATATTATGCAATCCCGAAGGTACGCTGACAAAATACAGAATCGCCAGACTTTCCGGCGCACAGCAAATACAGGTGAGCCTTCTCCTTGACAGACTTGAGGAAGATCACCTGGTAAAAGGGACCATGGTAACTGACTGCAATGGTCTCCTGCAGAGGTGGAGTTCGATACACCTCGGATACAGATCTCAGAGTTACATGCTGCCTGGAATATTGAGAGTACTGAGAAAATCAGATTTGGAATACGCTCTCACAACGTATCAGGCGGAATCTATTGTTAATGGATATCTTTTCCCGTCCAAGGTTGAATTCTATGTATGTCCTGACGATCTTAATGACTGGCACAGAATGCTGGTCAGGGCGGGCGCCCTGGTCGGCGGCGGAAACGTCAGGCTGAGATCGTACGACAGGGGCGTCTTTCACAACCTTTTCGCAGTTAAAGGATACAGGATTGTCACAATATCTCAGCTGATCACGGACTTGCTAAGGGAGAACGGTTCTGCCGTGGAGGCTGCGGAAATGATGATGCAGAAGTACATGGATTTCCTCAGACTCAATCGTATTCATGCCCTCGCACCCTCACAATCTGTCAATGGCACAAAGGTGTAGAACAAATGGCCGAAGACATTAAGACAGGTCTTTCAGTCGGAATCGGTAATTCTCTGAAAGTTGTATCTTCGCCGGACAGTTTGTGCCTTACAATTACAGTCGGCCGATTCACTTCTCCTTCCTTTTGCGATTTTTAATAGAGTATCGATCTTCCTGATCTCTTGAAAGTTTACCCGCTTTGACAAGGCCATTGGCATGCCTGCGTACAGTATATTCTGGATATTCCAGCACTCCAAGCATGTCATTGAGGCGAAGAGGTCCTTTGATCTCCAACATGAGCAAAATTGAGGCATCCAGACAATGGGATTCAAGAGCCCTGTGAATGGTCGTTCTTATACCGTTTCTTCTTTCTATCTCCTCGACTGCCTGCATTACGGCCAGACAGAAATGTCTGCTGGCCTTTTCTTCCTGTCTCAGCAGTTCATTCAATACAACTTTCCAGTCGAAACCAGGAGTGGCCGCCAGAATAGCCATATCATAGAGATCTCCCTCCCTTTCTGTTATCGATTTCAGCAAAAAAATATCTTCGTTTGAGAGGAGGCACACGGAAAGATTATTCGACTTCCGGCAGGCGCTGCGCGAAATCATGCTGGGAGTCAGGCTGAAGGCATCCAATATCCTCTTTGTGAAGACATCTATCGTTGGCAGTGAATCATGCACAAAGACACCGCGTGGAAATCGCTCCCTGTGCGCTCCATTTCCAGTCGTATTTGTCCGCTCGACATATCCGAGATTGAGAATGGCGCTTCGCAGCAAACTGAATGCAGCCACATTTTCCAGCACTATGTCGATATCCTTTGTGGCGCGCTTGAGTCCTTTCTGCCTCATCGCCTCGCCGCCGAAGATGAAAAGACTTGGCGGTTTAGCCGTTATCAGCTCAGTTGAGAGGTCGGCGACAAAGTCCTCATACGGTGTTTCCTCCCGAATCGCTGAAAGATTGATGTCGTACAGTTTCGCTTTTTCATATATTTCATTTTCGGGAAGAAACCTCTCCATGACTTCTGGAGAACCTGTTCTGGCAAAGGTTTCCAGGTCAAAAACAGCATCTGAAACATGGAATGACCTGCCGAGTTCCCTCAGTTTCGAATGCTTTAGAATATTTCGATTCTTAAGATAGAATAGCAGGCAGTCTGTATAGTCTGCGCGCGACTTTGAGAATGCGAGGGCGTGCACCAGTGCATCTTCTGGCCCTATTGCCAGTTCTGGAAATATACGGTAGTCACGCACCGTGCGCAGTTCAATGTCCCACTGCGAAAATGCTGAGAATGCCGTCAGACTGCCTGAGGCGGTATCCCCCTTTG is a window of Candidatus Sysuiplasma acidicola DNA encoding:
- a CDS encoding ABC transporter permease, coding for MATETRVQLHEWLAVVTGLLVQAALLVFVWVWAPRLLSFALIGALSYSAFLVGQRVLNEAAYIRVDHKLNELYHASPMSPESYFVGMSLGILLAYLPPMLILLALLEFLHPLNALAALTLLLTLLAVWAFSSSMGYCVSTVFKDMKTIWPYSSLLTNLFGILPPVFYPLRYFQASLRPIALLVPTSSSVALIEKAAGMAALSPNEVFLGAGSLAVEALVFIVFGIYVARRTAREG
- a CDS encoding ABC transporter ATP-binding protein translates to MSIEALLAIDVRKIYHPRGATPVDALRGVSMTIRKGERIALLGRNGAGKTTFLRISSTLLLPTSGTLEVFGHDVMTHPEQVRPLVAVVPQEGKPFYHLTPREQIYAYLRARGIDRETAKSRVAEALEQMGLEEVADRLSITLSGGQKQRVMVATVIATKAPLLFLDEPTIGMDPFARRAVWETMRRLTDQGSTILLTTHYLDEAEALSQRLYVIDGGRVLVEGTADAIKQQIGGTLKVSVANGEALKEQLSAFGEIVSDGGTVHLITHPEQINEIMATAMRAGLTATVGPVTLEEAFLKIVGRSIDEEAG
- a CDS encoding type II toxin-antitoxin system VapC family toxin; translation: MIVLDSNILIEIFDKHSSVGGRFYDRIIDSREPFSTTALNLHEVRYALEKYARLSEELSRLPILNYTSEDAKLSSSLEVMTERKGRKVRRMDSMIAATVINNAGRLFTTDVRHFEIFREAGLLLFR